One stretch of Armigeres subalbatus isolate Guangzhou_Male chromosome 2, GZ_Asu_2, whole genome shotgun sequence DNA includes these proteins:
- the LOC134218217 gene encoding FK506-binding protein 59 isoform X2, protein MSFIDLSGDGGVQKQILLEGTGIDTPSNGCSVSLHYTGTLDSDGKQFDSSRDRNEPFEFKLGQGSVIKAFDMGVATMKLGERCILKCAPDYAYGASGSPPNIPPNSTLNFELEMLGWKGEDLSPQSDQGIVRFIQKVGEGKKTPNDGAFVKIHLVGQYGGKVFEDRDAEFTLGEGEEAGVIAGVEIALEKFKKMETSKLILKPQFAFGPVEKPEFQLPANATVEYIVTLKEFEREPDSWKLDDAERMEQAKLFKEKGTNYFKDSKFKLALKMYEKSLGFLTSSDTEDSKQFKLTVYLNKALCHQKLSDQDEAKDACNKALEIDHKNVKALYRRGQSRLSLGDFENALTDFNAVREIEPENKAALNQITICKQKIKDYNEQQKKVFANMFTKFAKSDKQ, encoded by the exons ATGTCTTTCATTGATCTTTCTGGTGACGGTGGTGTCCAGAAGCAGATTCTTCTAGAAGGGACAGGAATCGATACCCCATCAAATGGGTGCAGCGTATCACTGCACTATACCGGTACGCTAGATTCAGACGGGAAACAGTTCGATTCGAGCAGGGACAGGAATGAGCCATTTGAATTCAAGCTTGGGCAGGGATCTGTAATTAAGGCATTTGATATGGGAGTAGCCACTATGAAACTTGGCGAACGGTGTATATTGAAATGCGCTCCAGATTATGCCTACGGTGCTTCCGGTAGCCCTCCAAATATTCCCCCTAATTCAACGTTGAATTTTGAGCTGGAAATGCTTGGTTGGAAGGGAGAAGATCTAAGTCCGCAGTCGGATCAGGGTATAGtccgattcatacaaaaagtaggCGAGGGCAAGAAAACACCGAATGATGGAGCTTTTGTTAAAATTCATTTAGTCGGTCAGTATGGTGGAAAGGTGTTCGAGGATCGTGATGCGGAATTCACACTCGGAGAGGGCGAAGAAGCCGGCGTGATTGCCGGGGTGGAAATTGCCTTGGAAAAGTTCAAGAAAATGGAAACTTCCAAACTCATTCTAAAGCCACAGTTTGCCTTTGGACCTGTAGAAAAGCCGGAGTTCCAGTTGCCAGCCAATGCAACGGTTGAGTACATCGTGACACTGAAGGAATTTGAAAGGGAACCTGATAGTTGGAAACTGGACGATGCCGAACGAATGGAGCAAGCTAAATTGTTTAAAGAGAAGGGTACCAACTATTTCAAGGACAGTAAGTTTAAACTAGCCCTCAAGATGTACGAGAAATCATTGGGATTCCTGACAAGCAGCG ACACTGAAGATTCTAAACAGTTCAAACTGACTGTTTACTTGAACAAAGCCTTGTGTCATCAAAAGCTGAGTGATCAAGATGAGGCGAAGGATGCG TGTAACAAGGCTTTAGAAATTGATCACAAGAACGTGAAGGCCTTGTACCGTCGCGGTCAATCTAGGCTGTCGTTAGGGGATTTCGAAAACGCCCTGACGGACTTCAATGCTGTTCGTGAAATTGAACCGGAAAATAAGGCTGCCCTAAACCAGATTACAATttgcaaacaaaaaatcaaGGACTACAACGAACAACAAAAGAAAGTTTTTGCAAATATGTTCACAAAGTTCGCCAAGAGTGATAAACAG TAA
- the LOC134218217 gene encoding FK506-binding protein 59 isoform X1, translating to MSFIDLSGDGGVQKQILLEGTGIDTPSNGCSVSLHYTGTLDSDGKQFDSSRDRNEPFEFKLGQGSVIKAFDMGVATMKLGERCILKCAPDYAYGASGSPPNIPPNSTLNFELEMLGWKGEDLSPQSDQGIVRFIQKVGEGKKTPNDGAFVKIHLVGQYGGKVFEDRDAEFTLGEGEEAGVIAGVEIALEKFKKMETSKLILKPQFAFGPVEKPEFQLPANATVEYIVTLKEFEREPDSWKLDDAERMEQAKLFKEKGTNYFKDSKFKLALKMYEKSLGFLTSSDTEDSKQFKLTVYLNKALCHQKLSDQDEAKDACNKALEIDHKNVKALYRRGQSRLSLGDFENALTDFNAVREIEPENKAALNQITICKQKIKDYNEQQKKVFANMFTKFAKSDKQREEEWQSKQPDVMKQNFGEWRDDEREHEPTRFEQENPDVIMLNESLKDFRNM from the exons ATGTCTTTCATTGATCTTTCTGGTGACGGTGGTGTCCAGAAGCAGATTCTTCTAGAAGGGACAGGAATCGATACCCCATCAAATGGGTGCAGCGTATCACTGCACTATACCGGTACGCTAGATTCAGACGGGAAACAGTTCGATTCGAGCAGGGACAGGAATGAGCCATTTGAATTCAAGCTTGGGCAGGGATCTGTAATTAAGGCATTTGATATGGGAGTAGCCACTATGAAACTTGGCGAACGGTGTATATTGAAATGCGCTCCAGATTATGCCTACGGTGCTTCCGGTAGCCCTCCAAATATTCCCCCTAATTCAACGTTGAATTTTGAGCTGGAAATGCTTGGTTGGAAGGGAGAAGATCTAAGTCCGCAGTCGGATCAGGGTATAGtccgattcatacaaaaagtaggCGAGGGCAAGAAAACACCGAATGATGGAGCTTTTGTTAAAATTCATTTAGTCGGTCAGTATGGTGGAAAGGTGTTCGAGGATCGTGATGCGGAATTCACACTCGGAGAGGGCGAAGAAGCCGGCGTGATTGCCGGGGTGGAAATTGCCTTGGAAAAGTTCAAGAAAATGGAAACTTCCAAACTCATTCTAAAGCCACAGTTTGCCTTTGGACCTGTAGAAAAGCCGGAGTTCCAGTTGCCAGCCAATGCAACGGTTGAGTACATCGTGACACTGAAGGAATTTGAAAGGGAACCTGATAGTTGGAAACTGGACGATGCCGAACGAATGGAGCAAGCTAAATTGTTTAAAGAGAAGGGTACCAACTATTTCAAGGACAGTAAGTTTAAACTAGCCCTCAAGATGTACGAGAAATCATTGGGATTCCTGACAAGCAGCG ACACTGAAGATTCTAAACAGTTCAAACTGACTGTTTACTTGAACAAAGCCTTGTGTCATCAAAAGCTGAGTGATCAAGATGAGGCGAAGGATGCG TGTAACAAGGCTTTAGAAATTGATCACAAGAACGTGAAGGCCTTGTACCGTCGCGGTCAATCTAGGCTGTCGTTAGGGGATTTCGAAAACGCCCTGACGGACTTCAATGCTGTTCGTGAAATTGAACCGGAAAATAAGGCTGCCCTAAACCAGATTACAATttgcaaacaaaaaatcaaGGACTACAACGAACAACAAAAGAAAGTTTTTGCAAATATGTTCACAAAGTTCGCCAAGAGTGATAAACAG CGTGAGGAGGAGTGGCAGAGTAAGCAACCGGATGTGATGAAGCAAAACTTTGGTGAATGGCGTGACGATGAACGAGAACACGAGCCTACCCGTTTTGAGCAGGAAAATCCAGATGTCATAATGCTGAACGAATCGTTGAAAGATTTTAGAAACATGTAA